The following is a genomic window from Methanococcoides sp. AM1.
ACTTCAAGATATTGGTTTACATCGCCTCTGGTGATAGCGATCAGTGCATCTATCAACAGGTTCCGTATCTCCTTGGAAATATGCCCGACCATACCAAAGTCAAGGAGAGCGATCCGTCCGTCCGTGAGGATAAGTACATTCCCGGAATGCATGTCAGCATGGAAGAAGCCGTCCTCGAATATCTGCTTCATGAATGCCTCGGTCCCATATTCTGCAATTTGGTTCCTGTCCAGACCAAGAGCATCGATCTCTTTGAAATTATCACTTTTGATCCCATCGATATAGTCAAGGGTCAGCACTTTCAGACCGCTGTACTCCCAATAAACACCTGGAATAACTATGTTCGGATCGTCCTTGAAATTGCACTTGAACCGTTCTATATTGCGAGCTTCCTGAGTGTAATCCATCTCAGCATATATGGACCTTTGAAGCTCCTCCACTACGGCTACAGGACTGTAGAGCTTTGCTTCCTCCAGATGCTCTTCCGCAAAACCAGCTATACTAAAGAGAATATCGAGATCAGAATCAATAACCTTTCTTATGCCAGGCCTCTGTACCTTCACAACAACGTCCTTTCCGCCGTGAAGCTTTGCGCGGTGTACCTGCCCGATGGATGCCGCAGCAATAGGTTCTTTGTCAAATGAAAGGAATAAGTTCTCGACCTTATCGCCCAACTCTTCTTCAATTACCCTTTCAACTTCTGAGCACTCAAATGGCGGTACATCGTTCTGGAGTTTGGCAAACTCTTCTGCATACTCTTTTGGGATAAGGTCCTGACGCATGCTCATGAGCTGGCCGAACTTAACGTAGGTGGGGCCAAGCTCTTCAAGTACCATACGTGCCCTTGCAGGACCTGTTCTGGGCTGGTTCCCTTTACCTAAGCGATCCTTGAACCTGGATCTTAGGGAACCAAGGGACCTGATACCCATCTGGTCCACAAAATACCCGAAACCATACTTGATGAGTGTATCAATGATTATCCCATAGCGTTTCACCATGGAATACCTGCGTGTTATACTGGAAACCATGAGACATTCTGACTGCCATTAAATGCTATATGGCAACCTATGTAACTAATAAAAAGTCGCTAAGGTGTGTACAAAAATAAATGGAAGGAACGATCAAGAGATCATTCTTCTTTGTTCTTTTCCTTTAGTAGCTCTTCCAGATCTTCGATCTTCTTGTGGAGTGCTT
Proteins encoded in this region:
- a CDS encoding AarF/ABC1/UbiB kinase family protein, yielding MVSSITRRYSMVKRYGIIIDTLIKYGFGYFVDQMGIRSLGSLRSRFKDRLGKGNQPRTGPARARMVLEELGPTYVKFGQLMSMRQDLIPKEYAEEFAKLQNDVPPFECSEVERVIEEELGDKVENLFLSFDKEPIAAASIGQVHRAKLHGGKDVVVKVQRPGIRKVIDSDLDILFSIAGFAEEHLEEAKLYSPVAVVEELQRSIYAEMDYTQEARNIERFKCNFKDDPNIVIPGVYWEYSGLKVLTLDYIDGIKSDNFKEIDALGLDRNQIAEYGTEAFMKQIFEDGFFHADMHSGNVLILTDGRIALLDFGMVGHISKEIRNLLIDALIAITRGDVNQYLEVLKDFGMVPAEIDVHAFKIDYEHVLNKYYGRSLDQLNTPLMIAEMMSMLRKFKIRIPPNIALLFKGVMTVSGFALQMVPDFNVTVVAEPYARGIMHNRLKPRNIADTFYTDMWYTARMLHKAPLQISHILGVAEKGYLNLKFEHHGMDRIVAEINASSNRLAFSLIISSIILGSSLIIQTGMQPHIGDVPLFGVAGFVIAAFMGIWLMLYILKTGKI